A genomic segment from Paenibacillus sp. FSL K6-1096 encodes:
- a CDS encoding TlyA family RNA methyltransferase, whose amino-acid sequence MEHPKERIDVLLVEQGFYDSREKAKAAIMAGLVLANEERIEKPGMKVQRSAVLRVKGAVHPYVSRGGLKLEKALRQFGIDMNGRNMLDIGSSTGGFTDCALQHGASHVYAIDVGHNQLDWSLRNDERVTVMEQTNFRYMTPSDLEGPVPDFASIDVSFISLKIILPPLMALLRRPADIAALIKPQFEAGREKVGKSGVVRESSVHREVLVNVLTMAAELGYTLAGLTYSPITGGEGNIEFLAHWRLLPEAAENSAADTQVSRAEAQPNPFAALADTVIKEANATFSAANTGNSSPKR is encoded by the coding sequence ATGGAACACCCAAAAGAAAGAATTGATGTATTGTTAGTAGAGCAAGGCTTCTATGACAGCCGGGAGAAGGCTAAGGCGGCCATTATGGCCGGTCTTGTGCTGGCGAACGAAGAGCGGATCGAGAAGCCGGGCATGAAGGTGCAGCGCAGTGCCGTTCTGCGGGTCAAAGGCGCGGTGCATCCGTATGTCAGCCGGGGCGGCCTGAAGCTGGAGAAGGCGTTAAGGCAGTTTGGAATTGACATGAACGGACGGAATATGCTGGACATCGGCTCCTCCACAGGAGGGTTCACCGATTGTGCCCTCCAGCATGGGGCCAGCCATGTCTACGCGATTGACGTTGGCCATAACCAGCTTGACTGGAGCCTGCGGAATGATGAGCGTGTCACCGTGATGGAGCAGACGAACTTCCGTTATATGACCCCGTCCGACCTGGAGGGGCCGGTTCCCGATTTTGCCAGCATTGATGTATCCTTCATATCGCTGAAGATTATTCTACCGCCGCTGATGGCGCTGCTGCGCCGTCCGGCCGATATCGCTGCCCTGATTAAGCCGCAGTTCGAAGCCGGCCGGGAGAAGGTAGGCAAGTCCGGTGTTGTCCGCGAATCCTCCGTTCATCGTGAGGTACTTGTAAATGTGCTGACGATGGCGGCTGAGCTTGGCTATACCCTTGCAGGCCTGACGTATTCGCCGATTACCGGCGGGGAAGGCAATATTGAATTTCTGGCACACTGGAGGCTCCTGCCTGAAGCTGCGGAGAATTCCGCTGCTGATACGCAAGTCTCACGGGCTGAAGCACAGCCGAATCCTTTCGCCGCGCTGGCCGATACGGTCATTAAGGAAGCGAATGCTACCTTTAGCGCTGCGAACACTGGGAACTCATCGCCAAAGCGATGA
- the dxs gene encoding 1-deoxy-D-xylulose-5-phosphate synthase produces the protein MLLPQINDPQELKSLSIGELTALAEEIRQFLVEKLSVTGGHLASNLGVVELTLALHYCYDSPRDKMIFDVGHQAYVHKILTGRQDRFDSLRKQGGLCGFVKRAESEHDVWEAGHSSTSLSAAMGMAMARDFKGEDNKVIAVIGDGALTGGMAFEALNHIGHERRKLMVILNDNEMSIAPNVGAMHNYLSKIRSDRHYLRAKDEVEGLLKKIPAIGGRLAKTAQNVKDGLKNMLVPGVLFEELGFTYLGPVDGHDLEKMIDTFQQADNVSGPVLVHVLTTKGKGYKPAEVDSYKWHGISPYKIESGQVLKAVGNPMYTEVFGQTLIELGHQDERLVAVTPAMPGGSGLFPFAKEFPGRMIDVGIAEQHAATLCAALAMEGMKPVFAVYSTFMQRAYDQIVHDICRHNANVMFAIDRAGFVGADGETHQGVYDIAFMRHIPNMVLMMPKDENELRHMMKTALDYNDGPIAYRYPRINGTGVDLDAELRSLPIGTWERLRPGDDYAVLACGPMVQVAEEAAELLKREGIQIGVVNARFLKPLDNTMLLELGRAGTQMVVLEEASQAGSLGSAVLEFYAEHEIYDAHVHLMGVPDLFVEHGSIKEQRQQTGLTVEALCAQVKAMMARSTFTYKSTSTS, from the coding sequence GTGCTGCTTCCACAAATCAATGATCCTCAGGAGCTCAAATCTTTATCAATCGGGGAACTCACTGCGCTAGCGGAGGAGATCCGCCAGTTCCTCGTGGAGAAGCTGTCTGTCACAGGGGGGCATCTCGCATCCAATCTGGGAGTTGTGGAGCTCACGCTGGCCCTGCACTACTGTTATGACAGCCCACGGGATAAAATGATATTTGACGTAGGCCATCAGGCATACGTTCACAAAATTCTGACAGGCCGGCAGGACCGGTTCGACTCGTTGCGCAAGCAGGGCGGTCTGTGCGGCTTCGTCAAGCGGGCCGAGAGCGAGCATGATGTCTGGGAAGCCGGACACAGCAGCACTTCCCTGTCCGCAGCGATGGGAATGGCCATGGCGCGTGACTTCAAGGGGGAAGACAATAAGGTGATTGCCGTGATCGGCGATGGCGCCCTGACCGGGGGCATGGCCTTTGAAGCGCTGAACCATATCGGTCATGAACGCCGCAAGCTGATGGTCATTCTGAATGATAATGAGATGTCGATCGCGCCGAATGTCGGGGCGATGCATAACTATTTAAGCAAGATCCGTTCCGACCGTCATTACCTGCGGGCCAAGGACGAAGTGGAAGGCCTGCTGAAGAAGATCCCTGCTATCGGCGGGCGGCTGGCCAAGACAGCCCAGAATGTGAAGGACGGCCTGAAGAACATGCTGGTGCCCGGCGTTCTGTTTGAAGAACTCGGGTTTACCTATCTGGGCCCTGTGGACGGCCATGATCTGGAGAAGATGATTGATACCTTCCAGCAGGCGGATAATGTGTCCGGCCCGGTGCTGGTGCATGTGCTTACGACCAAGGGCAAGGGCTACAAGCCGGCCGAGGTCGATTCCTACAAGTGGCATGGGATTTCACCATACAAAATTGAATCCGGCCAGGTGCTCAAGGCCGTCGGCAATCCGATGTACACCGAAGTCTTCGGACAGACGCTGATTGAGCTGGGCCATCAGGATGAACGGCTGGTTGCCGTAACACCAGCCATGCCGGGCGGTTCGGGACTGTTCCCGTTCGCCAAGGAATTTCCGGGACGGATGATTGATGTCGGCATTGCCGAGCAGCATGCCGCTACCTTGTGTGCGGCGCTGGCGATGGAGGGGATGAAGCCGGTGTTCGCCGTCTACTCCACCTTCATGCAGCGGGCCTATGACCAGATTGTCCATGATATCTGCCGCCATAATGCCAATGTCATGTTCGCCATCGACCGGGCAGGCTTCGTCGGCGCCGACGGGGAGACCCATCAGGGGGTGTATGACATTGCATTCATGCGCCATATCCCGAACATGGTGCTTATGATGCCGAAGGACGAGAATGAGCTGCGCCATATGATGAAGACGGCGCTGGATTATAATGACGGTCCGATTGCTTACCGGTATCCGCGGATTAACGGGACCGGTGTGGACCTGGATGCGGAGCTGCGCAGCCTGCCGATCGGAACCTGGGAGCGTCTGCGCCCCGGCGATGACTATGCTGTGCTGGCCTGCGGACCGATGGTGCAGGTAGCGGAGGAAGCCGCAGAGCTGCTGAAGCGCGAAGGCATTCAGATCGGTGTCGTGAACGCCCGTTTCCTGAAGCCGCTGGACAATACCATGCTGCTGGAGCTGGGCCGTGCGGGCACCCAGATGGTGGTGCTGGAGGAGGCCAGCCAGGCAGGGAGCCTTGGCAGCGCCGTACTCGAATTCTATGCGGAGCATGAGATCTATGATGCGCATGTCCACTTGATGGGAGTGCCGGACCTCTTCGTGGAGCATGGCTCCATCAAGGAGCAGCGCCAGCAGACCGGGCTCACTGTAGAAGCGCTCTGTGCGCAGGTGAAGGCCATGATGGCGCGAAGTACTTTTACCTATAAGTCAACTTCCACCTCCTGA
- the nusB gene encoding transcription antitermination factor NusB: MKRRLAREIIVQSLYQMEMNDVEVTEAVDMLIEEAADENETERVITDEHELKTYVVEHVNGVWEHKMAIDDMLEHYLKGWQMSRLSRVDRQILRLATFEMIFASDVPAKVAVNEAIDLAKHFGTEDSGKFVNGVLGKLIQDVDKLRAER; encoded by the coding sequence ATGAAAAGACGTTTAGCGAGAGAGATTATTGTCCAAAGCCTGTACCAGATGGAAATGAACGATGTTGAGGTGACCGAGGCGGTCGATATGCTGATTGAAGAGGCGGCGGACGAGAATGAAACCGAGCGTGTGATTACCGATGAGCATGAGCTGAAGACTTATGTGGTGGAGCATGTAAACGGAGTATGGGAGCACAAAATGGCGATCGACGATATGCTGGAGCATTATCTCAAGGGCTGGCAGATGAGCCGCCTGTCGCGCGTCGACCGTCAGATTCTGCGCCTGGCCACCTTCGAGATGATCTTCGCCAGCGATGTGCCGGCCAAGGTTGCGGTAAATGAAGCGATTGATCTGGCGAAGCATTTCGGCACAGAGGATTCGGGCAAATTCGTGAACGGCGTCCTCGGCAAGCTGATTCAGGATGTGGACAAGCTTAGAGCAGAACGGTAA
- the xseA gene encoding exodeoxyribonuclease VII large subunit, translated as MAAERQIYSIKELNKYIRMKLDSDALLSDVWIRGEISNFTHHGSGHMYFTLKDESSRIKAIMFASHNSRLPFVPKEGTKVIARGNVTVYERDGQYQFYATHMQPDGIGSLYLAYEQLKAKLEKEGLFAAERKRPLPRFPRCIGVVTSPSGAAVRDIIITLQRRYPQVAVVLYPVLVQGKGAGPSIVQAIENLNAMGEADVLIVGRGGGSLEELWAFNEEAVARAIAASRIPVISAVGHETDFTIADFAADLRAATPTAAAELAVPSAAELAGQLRIARQRLRQGLLRRSQRGGERLAALQRSLALAGPRRQLAQHAQRLDMLRAALLRAAEARLSRAQGRSAVLHQSLQRFHPLSSISAARRAADSLTRELSGAMQAHLQAKRARFGSELRHLDALSPLKVMSRGYSLVYDEKEQHVIKSLKEVELGDIVNIKLNDGQLNCHVWGMKEEGVTDDEGSGTGF; from the coding sequence ATGGCGGCGGAGCGGCAGATCTACTCCATCAAGGAGCTTAACAAGTACATCCGGATGAAGCTGGATTCGGATGCCCTGCTCTCCGATGTATGGATTCGCGGTGAAATCTCGAACTTCACCCATCACGGAAGCGGGCATATGTATTTCACGCTGAAGGATGAGAGCAGCCGGATCAAAGCGATCATGTTCGCTTCCCATAACTCGCGGCTGCCGTTTGTGCCGAAGGAAGGGACCAAGGTCATTGCCCGGGGCAATGTGACCGTCTATGAACGGGACGGGCAGTACCAGTTCTATGCCACGCATATGCAGCCTGACGGGATCGGCAGCCTGTATCTGGCTTATGAGCAGCTTAAGGCGAAGCTGGAGAAGGAAGGGCTGTTCGCCGCAGAGCGCAAGCGCCCGCTGCCGCGCTTCCCGCGCTGCATCGGCGTGGTGACCTCGCCGAGCGGCGCAGCGGTCCGCGATATTATCATAACGCTGCAGCGCCGCTATCCGCAGGTAGCGGTGGTGCTCTACCCTGTGCTTGTGCAGGGTAAGGGCGCCGGCCCGTCCATTGTCCAGGCGATTGAGAACCTGAATGCTATGGGTGAGGCCGACGTACTGATCGTGGGCCGCGGCGGCGGCTCCCTGGAGGAGCTGTGGGCCTTCAATGAAGAAGCGGTCGCCCGGGCGATTGCCGCTTCCCGGATTCCGGTGATCTCGGCAGTCGGCCATGAGACCGACTTCACGATCGCCGATTTCGCCGCTGACCTGCGGGCGGCGACCCCTACGGCAGCGGCAGAGCTCGCCGTGCCGAGCGCAGCCGAGCTGGCCGGGCAGCTGCGCATTGCCCGGCAGCGGCTGCGCCAGGGCCTGCTGCGCCGCTCGCAGCGCGGCGGCGAGCGCCTGGCGGCGCTGCAGCGCTCGCTGGCGCTGGCCGGCCCGCGCCGGCAGCTGGCCCAGCACGCGCAGCGGCTGGACATGCTGCGCGCGGCCCTGCTCCGCGCTGCAGAGGCCAGGCTCAGCCGCGCGCAGGGGCGCAGCGCGGTGCTGCACCAGAGCCTGCAGCGCTTCCACCCGCTGAGCAGCATCAGCGCGGCGCGCCGAGCTGCGGACAGCCTCACCCGTGAGCTGTCCGGGGCCATGCAGGCGCACCTGCAGGCGAAGCGGGCGCGCTTCGGGTCCGAGCTGCGCCATCTGGACGCGCTCAGCCCGCTGAAGGTCATGTCACGGGGCTACAGCCTCGTATATGACGAGAAGGAACAGCATGTAATCAAATCGCTGAAGGAAGTTGAACTCGGCGATATCGTGAACATAAAGCTTAATGACGGACAGCTGAACTGCCACGTATGGGGCATGAAGGAGGAGGGCGTAACGGATGACGAAGGAAGCGGAACTGGATTTTGA
- the recN gene encoding DNA repair protein RecN, whose amino-acid sequence MLETLSIRNLAVVEAVDVHFYPGFHVLTGETGAGKSIIIDALALIAGGRGSADSIRYGCDKAEMEALFSLPGSHPVWETLERLGIGADRDEHLVIRREITSQGKSTSRVNGQMVNLSMLREIGEQLVNIHGQHEHQSLLKAERHLGLLDTYGEAVIGPLKADYQEKYTAFAKVEKELRELQESSQKAYQMLDLYRFQLEEISQAALKPGEDELLAEERVKLSHSEKMMDSVSGAYELLYDRQGLESIGKVISRLEDAVRYDEKGLRAVFEQLQSAYYQLEDAAFQLRDYREEIEFNPARLEDIENRLDLINGLQRKYGDSVEQILEYYQKIEHETDLLENKDEYIAKLMVKRDGLLSTLMEAAAALTQARRQCATELAAQVEGELKDLQMERTSLQVKMELLEDPRGIEYEDRRYRLTRQGIDSAEFMISPNPGEPLRPLGKIASGGELSRIMLAMKSIFARHDAIPVLVFDEVDTGVSGRAAQSIADKLYKLSSICQVFSITHLPQVACMADHQYLIVKKVEDGRTMTEVNSLSDEGRVMELARMLGGVEITEKTLHHAQEMLGLAEASKAAAS is encoded by the coding sequence ATGCTAGAGACATTGTCTATACGCAATCTGGCCGTAGTTGAAGCGGTGGATGTGCATTTTTATCCGGGCTTTCATGTTCTGACCGGGGAGACCGGCGCAGGGAAATCCATCATCATCGATGCGCTCGCACTCATTGCCGGGGGCCGCGGCTCAGCGGACTCCATCCGGTACGGGTGCGATAAAGCAGAAATGGAAGCGCTCTTTAGCCTGCCGGGCAGCCACCCGGTATGGGAGACCCTGGAGCGTCTGGGCATCGGGGCAGACCGGGACGAGCATCTGGTGATCCGCCGGGAGATTACCTCCCAGGGCAAAAGCACATCGCGTGTGAACGGCCAAATGGTGAATCTGAGTATGCTGCGGGAAATCGGCGAGCAGCTGGTTAATATTCACGGGCAGCATGAGCACCAGAGCCTGCTGAAGGCGGAGCGCCACCTGGGGCTGCTGGATACGTACGGCGAAGCCGTAATCGGACCGCTCAAAGCGGATTATCAGGAGAAATATACCGCCTTCGCCAAGGTGGAAAAAGAACTGCGGGAGTTGCAGGAATCCAGCCAAAAGGCGTATCAGATGCTGGATTTGTACCGTTTTCAGCTGGAGGAAATCTCACAGGCGGCACTAAAACCGGGAGAGGATGAATTACTTGCCGAGGAACGGGTAAAACTATCCCACAGTGAGAAAATGATGGATTCGGTATCCGGCGCCTATGAGCTGCTGTATGACAGGCAGGGGCTGGAGTCCATCGGTAAGGTCATTTCCCGGCTGGAGGACGCGGTCCGTTATGATGAGAAGGGCCTCAGAGCGGTGTTCGAGCAGTTGCAGTCGGCGTATTATCAGCTGGAGGATGCGGCCTTCCAGCTCAGGGATTACAGGGAAGAGATTGAATTCAATCCGGCGCGGCTGGAGGATATTGAGAACCGGCTCGATCTGATCAACGGACTGCAGCGCAAATACGGGGACAGCGTGGAGCAGATTCTGGAGTACTACCAGAAGATTGAGCACGAGACCGATCTGCTGGAGAATAAGGACGAATACATTGCCAAATTAATGGTCAAAAGAGATGGCTTGCTCAGTACTCTAATGGAAGCAGCCGCTGCCCTGACCCAAGCCCGGAGACAGTGTGCTACGGAGCTGGCGGCCCAGGTGGAGGGTGAGCTGAAGGATCTGCAGATGGAGCGGACCTCCCTGCAGGTCAAGATGGAGCTGCTGGAGGACCCGCGCGGCATTGAATATGAGGACCGGCGCTACCGGCTGACCCGGCAGGGCATCGACAGCGCTGAATTTATGATCTCCCCGAACCCGGGCGAGCCGCTGCGGCCGCTGGGCAAAATCGCCTCCGGCGGCGAGCTGTCGCGGATTATGCTGGCGATGAAGAGTATTTTTGCCCGGCATGATGCCATTCCTGTCCTGGTGTTCGACGAAGTGGATACCGGGGTCAGCGGACGCGCAGCCCAGTCGATTGCGGATAAGCTGTACAAGCTGTCCTCCATCTGCCAGGTGTTCTCCATTACTCACCTGCCGCAGGTGGCCTGTATGGCCGACCATCAGTACCTGATCGTCAAGAAGGTCGAGGACGGACGCACGATGACCGAGGTGAATTCACTCTCGGACGAAGGCCGGGTGATGGAGCTGGCCCGGATGCTGGGCGGCGTAGAAATCACCGAGAAAACGCTGCACCACGCACAGGAAATGCTCGGTCTGGCCGAGGCCAGCAAGGCTGCTGCAAGCTAA
- the xseB gene encoding exodeoxyribonuclease VII small subunit, with the protein MTKEAELDFEGAMERLEEIVRELEHGDVPLEKAIDLFQQGMKLSQICGSKLEQVERKIEMITAEDGELRKKPFGARLEGDSDEPF; encoded by the coding sequence ATGACGAAGGAAGCGGAACTGGATTTTGAGGGAGCCATGGAGCGTCTGGAGGAAATCGTGCGTGAGCTGGAGCATGGCGATGTTCCCCTGGAGAAGGCGATTGATCTGTTCCAGCAGGGCATGAAGCTCTCGCAGATCTGCGGCAGCAAGCTGGAGCAGGTGGAGCGCAAGATTGAGATGATTACAGCGGAGGATGGCGAGCTGCGCAAGAAGCCGTTCGGGGCCCGGCTGGAAGGCGATAGCGATGAGCCGTTCTGA
- the argR gene encoding transcriptional regulator ArgR: protein MKGHRHIKIREIISQKEIETQDDLVEALREAGFQVTQATVSRDIKELLLIKVPMDDGRYKYSLPTDQRYNPTQKLKRVLVDNFVSIDHSANLVVMKCLPGTANSVAALIDNIDWPQIMGTISGDDTILIICRQPEDSKDVISQVMGYIS from the coding sequence ATGAAGGGACACAGGCATATCAAGATTAGAGAAATTATCTCGCAAAAGGAAATCGAAACCCAGGACGATCTGGTGGAGGCACTGCGCGAAGCCGGATTTCAGGTGACACAGGCCACCGTATCCCGCGACATCAAGGAGCTGCTGCTGATCAAGGTACCGATGGATGACGGGCGTTACAAGTATTCCCTGCCTACAGACCAGCGGTACAATCCGACGCAGAAGCTGAAGCGGGTGCTGGTGGATAATTTTGTAAGCATTGACCATTCCGCGAATCTGGTGGTGATGAAATGTCTGCCGGGTACGGCCAATTCCGTGGCGGCCCTGATTGATAATATTGACTGGCCGCAGATTATGGGAACGATCTCGGGCGATGACACCATCCTGATTATCTGCCGCCAGCCGGAAGACAGCAAGGACGTCATTTCACAGGTCATGGGTTATATTTCATAA
- the amaP gene encoding alkaline shock response membrane anchor protein AmaP, whose translation MAKILDRLLLFLYSLSIGILSVIAILLLSGVIPDEYELQDGPAVYIASITVAVILFLLSIRFFYISLRRDRASLPSVDQRTEYGDIQISMETIENLSLKAAGKVKGIRDLKSRIRVSQAGLEIMIRAVVDGEHSLPLLTTEVQRNVHDFVQETTGIPVADVSVYIANLTQSPSFKSRVE comes from the coding sequence GTGGCCAAAATTCTGGACAGGCTTCTGCTGTTCCTCTACAGCTTAAGTATTGGAATACTATCTGTTATAGCCATCCTCCTCTTGAGCGGTGTGATCCCTGATGAGTATGAGCTTCAGGACGGACCGGCGGTCTATATCGCTTCGATCACTGTAGCGGTTATTCTGTTCCTGCTCAGCATCCGCTTCTTCTACATCTCCCTGCGCCGCGACCGTGCTTCCCTGCCTTCAGTGGACCAGCGCACGGAATACGGGGATATTCAGATCTCGATGGAGACCATTGAGAACCTGAGCCTTAAGGCGGCGGGCAAAGTGAAGGGCATCCGTGACCTGAAGTCGCGCATCCGCGTCTCGCAGGCGGGTCTTGAGATTATGATCCGTGCCGTCGTCGACGGGGAGCATTCCCTGCCTCTGCTGACGACTGAGGTGCAGCGTAATGTGCATGACTTCGTGCAGGAGACAACCGGAATTCCGGTTGCAGATGTGTCTGTGTACATCGCGAATCTTACACAGTCGCCAAGCTTCAAAAGTCGAGTGGAATAG
- a CDS encoding Asp23/Gls24 family envelope stress response protein: MSTLPTEYERTEIGEIQIAPEVIEVIAGLATVEVKGVAGMSGGFAGGIVELLGRKNLSKGVKVEVGQREAAVDVSVIIEYGNRLPEVAGEIQRNVKRSIETMTGLTVVEVNVHIHDVQFKSNTSVDKSEDTEAVTRVK; encoded by the coding sequence ATGAGTACATTGCCGACAGAATATGAACGTACCGAAATCGGTGAGATCCAGATCGCTCCTGAGGTGATCGAGGTGATCGCCGGTTTGGCGACCGTGGAGGTCAAAGGAGTAGCCGGAATGAGCGGCGGTTTCGCCGGCGGAATCGTAGAGCTGCTGGGACGCAAGAACTTGTCCAAGGGAGTTAAGGTTGAGGTGGGCCAGCGCGAGGCGGCAGTCGATGTGTCCGTGATCATTGAGTACGGCAACCGTCTTCCTGAAGTGGCTGGCGAGATCCAGCGCAATGTCAAGCGTTCCATCGAGACCATGACAGGTCTGACCGTTGTGGAAGTGAACGTGCATATTCACGATGTGCAGTTCAAGAGCAATACCAGCGTTGACAAGAGCGAGGATACTGAAGCGGTTACCCGCGTGAAGTAA
- the folD gene encoding bifunctional methylenetetrahydrofolate dehydrogenase/methenyltetrahydrofolate cyclohydrolase FolD: protein MTAAVISGKQVSDDIRKGIAREVAELAERGVKPGLAVVLVGEDPASQVYVRNKEKSCIELGFHSEVHRLDAATTQAELLALVAELNSRKDIDGILVQLPLPKHIEEKAVIDAIAVEKDVDGFHPVNVGNLVIGDDSLLPCTPAGVIELIKRTGTEISGKHAVVIGRSNIVGKPVSLLLQRENATVTMCHSRTANMAELCRQADILVVAIGRANFIDASFVKPGAVVIDVGMNRLDTGKLAGDVDYESAREVAGHITPVPGGVGPMTITMLMSNTLTAAKRLHGLE from the coding sequence ATGACAGCAGCGGTTATCAGCGGTAAACAGGTATCGGACGACATTCGGAAGGGAATTGCCCGGGAGGTTGCAGAGCTTGCGGAGCGCGGCGTGAAGCCCGGTCTGGCTGTCGTTCTGGTCGGCGAAGATCCGGCTTCCCAGGTCTATGTGCGCAACAAGGAGAAATCCTGTATCGAGCTGGGCTTCCACTCGGAGGTGCACCGGCTGGATGCTGCTACCACCCAGGCGGAGCTGCTGGCGCTGGTCGCCGAGCTTAACAGCCGTAAGGACATTGACGGTATCCTGGTGCAATTGCCGCTTCCGAAGCATATTGAGGAGAAGGCGGTTATTGACGCCATCGCAGTGGAGAAGGATGTGGACGGCTTCCACCCGGTCAATGTGGGGAACCTCGTAATCGGCGATGACAGCCTGCTCCCTTGCACACCTGCCGGGGTGATTGAGCTGATCAAGCGGACCGGCACTGAAATCTCCGGCAAGCATGCGGTGGTCATCGGCCGCAGCAACATTGTCGGCAAGCCGGTCTCCCTGCTGCTGCAGCGGGAGAATGCGACCGTGACCATGTGCCATTCCCGCACAGCGAATATGGCTGAGCTCTGCCGCCAGGCGGATATCCTGGTCGTGGCGATCGGCCGCGCCAACTTCATCGATGCTTCCTTCGTGAAGCCGGGTGCGGTGGTGATCGATGTCGGCATGAACCGTCTGGACACCGGCAAGCTGGCCGGGGACGTGGATTATGAGAGCGCCCGCGAAGTCGCCGGGCATATTACACCGGTGCCGGGCGGCGTCGGACCAATGACCATCACCATGCTGATGAGCAACACGCTGACCGCAGCCAAACGCCTGCACGGTCTGGAATAG
- a CDS encoding DUF2273 domain-containing protein encodes MSWRAIWESHGGRITGVAFGVFLGLIYLISGFWDMLFFALVVFIGYTLGKRKDTAQAPLFQWQELIERLSGRWRPFK; translated from the coding sequence ATGTCCTGGAGAGCAATATGGGAAAGTCACGGGGGTAGAATTACCGGAGTGGCCTTCGGTGTCTTTCTCGGATTGATTTATCTGATTAGCGGGTTTTGGGATATGCTGTTCTTTGCACTGGTAGTGTTCATCGGATATACGCTTGGCAAACGCAAGGATACCGCGCAGGCTCCCCTGTTTCAGTGGCAGGAGCTGATCGAGCGGCTGTCCGGGCGCTGGCGTCCCTTCAAATGA
- a CDS encoding polyprenyl synthetase family protein, protein MADVLASVMPAQWSVPQALKEAMDYSLQAGGKRLRPLLVIAACEALGGSREAALPVAAAIEMVHTYSLIHDDLPAMDNDDFRRGKPTNHKVFGEAAAILAGDALLTHAFYSVVQASRKHGVPAENVLSIVEDLAEMAGPRGMVGGQVADMEGEQGMTDLEQLQYIHLHKTGDLIIFSLLAGGRIAGASVRQLEALRGFGTRIGLAFQIQDDILDLVGDESKLGKSTGSDIKQQKVTYPYFIGLDASREEVERLTEEARRMVLEGGFQDPQRLLEIAEYLMKRDH, encoded by the coding sequence ATGGCCGATGTGCTGGCGTCGGTGATGCCGGCACAGTGGAGCGTGCCCCAGGCGCTGAAGGAAGCGATGGACTATTCGCTGCAGGCCGGGGGCAAGCGCCTGCGCCCGCTGCTGGTCATTGCCGCCTGCGAAGCGCTTGGCGGCAGCCGTGAGGCTGCGCTGCCTGTAGCCGCTGCGATTGAGATGGTGCATACGTATTCGCTGATTCATGACGATCTGCCGGCGATGGATAACGATGATTTCCGCCGCGGCAAGCCGACGAATCACAAGGTCTTCGGCGAAGCAGCGGCGATCCTGGCGGGCGATGCTCTCCTGACTCACGCGTTCTATAGCGTGGTACAAGCCTCCCGCAAGCACGGCGTACCCGCAGAGAATGTGCTGTCCATCGTAGAGGATCTGGCCGAGATGGCCGGTCCGCGCGGAATGGTTGGCGGGCAGGTGGCCGATATGGAAGGCGAGCAGGGAATGACGGACCTTGAGCAACTGCAGTACATTCATCTGCACAAGACCGGCGATCTCATCATCTTCTCGCTGCTGGCGGGCGGAAGAATCGCCGGCGCTTCTGTGCGCCAGCTGGAGGCGCTTCGCGGGTTCGGTACGCGCATCGGTCTGGCTTTTCAGATTCAGGATGATATTCTGGATCTGGTTGGCGACGAGAGCAAGCTGGGCAAGAGTACCGGCAGCGACATCAAGCAGCAGAAGGTAACCTATCCTTATTTCATCGGCCTTGACGCTTCGCGCGAAGAAGTCGAGCGGCTGACGGAGGAAGCGCGCCGGATGGTTCTTGAGGGCGGATTTCAGGACCCGCAGCGGCTGCTGGAAATTGCCGAATATTTGATGAAACGCGATCACTAA